From Chloroflexia bacterium SDU3-3, the proteins below share one genomic window:
- the ftsW gene encoding putative lipid II flippase FtsW, with product MLDTTRRKPDYLILVAVGMLIPLGLVMVYSASFMDAMQTKGYQMYYILRQITGAVIGGVAMLVAQRIDYRFWRKYSVHLMAGALGLLVLVLVLPRSMTTVNGSISWIRVGPLSVQPSEIAKLAMIVYFADWLSRRGAKIGNVTYGLIPFAIVMGVVCGLVMLEHDLGTTIVLAVIGVAVFFAAGANLLHLVGAGAVAGLAFLGMVQVAAFRQERIAVWLNGPWDYYWGAGYQPAHALYALGSGGFFGVGLGQGRQKFLWLPQSHTDAIFAVVGEELGLVGTLFVIGCFVLLAYRGFRVAGRAPDPFAALLAVGLTSWLVFQAFINIAVVTTLIPFTGLTLPFVSYGSSSLVMSMVAAGILLNISRHMVSRSAGDELDGIPIVRRTSESLANTVAVWWRDRGARLPSPGGRRGPARASARPAARPRVAQRAAQPSRRDRTP from the coding sequence ATGCTTGACACGACGCGGCGCAAGCCCGACTACCTGATTCTGGTCGCGGTGGGCATGCTCATCCCGCTGGGCCTGGTGATGGTCTACTCAGCCTCCTTCATGGATGCCATGCAGACCAAGGGCTACCAGATGTACTACATCCTGCGCCAGATCACCGGGGCGGTGATCGGCGGCGTGGCCATGCTGGTGGCGCAGCGCATCGACTACCGCTTCTGGCGCAAGTACTCGGTGCACCTGATGGCCGGGGCCTTGGGCCTGCTGGTGCTGGTGCTAGTGCTGCCCAGGTCGATGACCACCGTGAATGGCTCGATCAGCTGGATCCGGGTCGGCCCGCTGAGCGTCCAGCCCTCGGAGATCGCCAAGCTGGCCATGATCGTCTACTTCGCCGACTGGCTCTCGCGGCGCGGCGCGAAGATTGGCAATGTGACCTACGGCCTCATCCCCTTCGCTATCGTGATGGGCGTGGTGTGCGGCCTGGTGATGCTGGAGCACGACCTGGGCACCACGATCGTGCTGGCGGTGATCGGTGTGGCGGTGTTCTTCGCCGCCGGTGCCAACCTGCTGCATCTGGTGGGCGCGGGCGCGGTGGCTGGGCTGGCCTTCCTGGGCATGGTGCAGGTGGCCGCGTTCCGCCAAGAGCGCATCGCGGTGTGGCTGAATGGCCCGTGGGACTACTACTGGGGCGCTGGCTACCAGCCCGCCCACGCGCTCTACGCGCTGGGCAGCGGCGGCTTCTTCGGCGTGGGCCTGGGCCAGGGCCGCCAGAAGTTTCTGTGGCTGCCGCAGTCGCACACCGATGCGATTTTCGCGGTGGTCGGCGAGGAGCTGGGGCTGGTGGGCACGCTGTTTGTGATCGGCTGCTTTGTGCTGCTGGCCTATCGCGGCTTCCGCGTGGCCGGGCGCGCGCCCGACCCGTTCGCCGCGCTGCTGGCCGTGGGCCTCACATCCTGGCTGGTGTTTCAGGCCTTTATCAACATCGCGGTGGTGACAACCCTGATCCCGTTCACGGGTCTGACGCTGCCATTCGTGAGCTACGGTAGCTCATCGCTGGTTATGAGTATGGTCGCTGCGGGCATCCTGCTGAATATCTCTCGACATATGGTTTCTCGCAGTGCAGGAGACGAACTCGATGGCATCCCAATCGTCCGCAGAACGTCAGAAAGCCTCGCGAACACTGTTGCTGTGTGGTGGCGGGACCGGGGGGCACGTCTACCCAGCCCTGGCGGTCGCCGAGGCCCTGCGCGAGCAAGCGCCCGCCCCGCAGCGCGCCCCCGCGTCGCCCAGCGGGCGGCCCAGCCCAGCAGGCGAGATCGTACCCCCTAG
- a CDS encoding rhomboid family intramembrane serine protease: MPSRLPAMWCCSRPAAPASACSATSSTVARSSGGWCTSCRSGRGARPWRMTMSNEPNQWRERPDTPDDALIGEAQPLPGQPQMVRLSLPLFGAWAWKVLLGLIIAMYVLEVVVAKNLTPDNLTVYYLGAKWNPAISSGEYWRLISAMFLHASLLHIMFNGYSLFAVGPAVERFFGTARFLAIYFITGLAGSVASYAFSPNLSVGASGAIFGLVGALAGFFYVSRETLGEMAKQQLGSLVTVIMLNLFIGLSGGGIDNYAHVGGLVCGGVLGVLLAPRYAIDERTYPPAVVRRFLPFGWPGALAVALLLAALVGFAINPPILAVP; this comes from the coding sequence ATGCCCTCGCGGCTCCCGGCGATGTGGTGCTGCTCTCGCCCGGCTGCGCCAGCTTCGGCATGTTCCGCAACGAGTTCCACCGTGGCGAGGAGTTCCGGCGGCTGGTGCACGAGCTGTAGGTCGGGGCGCGGCGCTCGGCCCTGGAGAATGACGATGAGCAACGAACCAAACCAGTGGCGCGAGCGCCCCGATACGCCCGACGACGCGCTAATCGGCGAGGCCCAGCCGCTGCCGGGCCAGCCCCAGATGGTGCGCCTGAGCCTGCCGCTGTTCGGCGCGTGGGCCTGGAAGGTGCTGCTGGGCCTGATCATCGCGATGTATGTGCTTGAGGTTGTTGTGGCAAAGAATCTTACGCCAGATAACCTCACCGTGTACTATCTGGGCGCGAAATGGAACCCCGCGATCTCCAGCGGCGAGTACTGGCGGCTGATCTCGGCGATGTTTTTGCACGCCAGTCTGCTGCACATCATGTTCAACGGCTACTCGCTGTTTGCCGTCGGCCCAGCGGTCGAGCGCTTCTTTGGCACCGCGCGCTTTCTGGCCATCTATTTCATCACCGGCCTTGCGGGCAGCGTGGCGTCCTACGCCTTCTCGCCTAACCTCTCGGTAGGCGCGTCGGGCGCGATCTTCGGCCTGGTGGGCGCGCTGGCGGGCTTTTTCTACGTCTCGCGCGAGACGCTGGGCGAGATGGCCAAGCAGCAGCTGGGCAGCCTCGTTACGGTGATCATGCTCAACCTGTTCATCGGGCTGAGCGGCGGCGGGATCGATAACTACGCCCACGTGGGCGGCCTGGTGTGCGGCGGCGTGCTGGGCGTGCTGCTGGCCCCGCGCTACGCGATCGACGAGCGAACCTACCCGCCGGCTGTGGTCCGGCGCTTTCTGCCCTTCGGCTGGCCGGGGGCGCTGGCCGTGGCTCTGCTGCTGGCCGCGCTGGTCGGCTTTGCTATCAACCCGCCGATCCTGGCCGTGCCCTAG
- the murD gene encoding UDP-N-acetylmuramoyl-L-alanine--D-glutamate ligase: MHLHGTRALVMGLGVHGGGLGVARFLVAQGADVTVTDLRDAEALRSSLDAMAGLPVRYVLGEHREEDFASAQLIIKNPGVPASSRFLQIGREHGAQIETEMTLFFRLCQGPILGITGTKGKTTTTSLVAAMLRAQIPETVVAGNLRISALEQLPKIGPGTPVVLELSSFALENLGEAGLSPQLACVTNLSPDHLDRYATMESYGEAKRQVFLHQGAAGTVVLNAADPVVAAWAADAPGAVVWFAPEGAGAALPHMAYGPSGLWWHAADAAPLQICPLDEVAIIGAHNLANAAAASALALAFGVRPEHIRAVLASFTGVEHRLEHVRDLGGVRYINDTAATVPEAAVAALRSFAQPIVQICGGSDKRLDLGGLAREIVARAKAVVLLEGTATPKLLAAIEAEWQQAHPGRPLADLVSGPHASFAEAVAAAHALAAPGDVVLLSPGCASFGMFRNEFHRGEEFRRLVHEL, encoded by the coding sequence ATACATCTACACGGCACCCGCGCCCTGGTGATGGGCCTGGGAGTCCACGGCGGCGGGCTGGGGGTAGCCCGCTTCCTTGTTGCTCAGGGTGCGGACGTGACCGTGACCGACCTGCGCGACGCCGAGGCGCTGCGCAGCTCGCTGGATGCGATGGCTGGCCTGCCCGTGCGCTATGTGCTGGGCGAGCACCGCGAGGAAGATTTCGCCAGCGCCCAGCTGATCATCAAGAACCCCGGCGTGCCCGCCAGCTCGCGCTTCCTGCAGATCGGGCGCGAGCACGGCGCGCAGATCGAGACCGAGATGACGCTGTTCTTCCGGCTGTGCCAGGGGCCGATCCTGGGCATCACCGGTACCAAGGGCAAGACCACCACCACGAGCCTGGTCGCGGCCATGCTGCGCGCGCAGATCCCCGAGACTGTGGTGGCGGGCAACCTGCGCATCTCGGCGCTGGAGCAGCTGCCCAAGATCGGGCCGGGCACGCCGGTGGTGCTGGAGCTGTCCTCGTTCGCGCTGGAGAACCTGGGCGAGGCCGGGCTAAGCCCGCAGCTGGCCTGCGTCACCAACCTCTCGCCCGACCACCTGGATCGCTACGCGACGATGGAGTCGTATGGCGAGGCCAAGCGCCAGGTGTTTCTGCACCAGGGCGCGGCGGGTACAGTGGTGCTGAACGCCGCCGACCCGGTGGTGGCGGCCTGGGCCGCCGATGCGCCCGGCGCGGTGGTCTGGTTCGCGCCCGAGGGCGCGGGCGCGGCGCTGCCGCACATGGCCTATGGCCCCAGCGGCCTGTGGTGGCACGCGGCAGATGCCGCGCCCCTGCAGATCTGCCCGCTGGATGAGGTGGCCATCATCGGCGCGCACAACCTGGCCAACGCCGCCGCCGCCAGCGCGCTGGCTCTGGCCTTTGGGGTGCGCCCCGAGCACATCCGCGCGGTGCTGGCCAGCTTCACTGGCGTGGAGCACCGGCTGGAGCACGTGCGCGACCTGGGCGGGGTGCGCTACATCAACGATACGGCTGCCACCGTGCCCGAGGCGGCGGTGGCGGCGCTGCGCAGCTTCGCCCAGCCGATCGTGCAGATCTGCGGCGGGTCGGACAAGCGGCTCGACCTGGGCGGGCTGGCCCGCGAGATCGTGGCGCGGGCCAAGGCGGTGGTGCTGCTGGAGGGCACCGCGACGCCCAAGCTGCTGGCCGCAATCGAGGCCGAGTGGCAGCAGGCCCACCCTGGCCGTCCCCTGGCCGACCTGGTGAGCGGGCCGCACGCCAGCTTCGCCGAGGCGGTGGCGGCGGCGCATGCCCTCGCGGCTCCCGGCGATGTGGTGCTGCTCTCGCCCGGCTGCGCCAGCTTCGGCATGTTCCGCAACGAGTTCCACCGTGGCGAGGAGTTCCGGCGGCTGGTGCACGAGCTGTAG